AACTATAATTTTGTTTGCCGTGGGTAGCATACCTAtttattgcctctcaagcaaaggataaTGGATTCGAACCTGGAGTTTCGCCTCTGAATGtcagaattcatgtgcgaaactaCGTAAAGTTTACTGTTcaggaaaacatcgcgaagaAATGCTatcagcgaagcaattcaattattGCGAGCGAAGTTCCTAAACCGCTTTTGGCTTGTTTGGGAACTACAGCCGAAGCtatctctcattctgagaataGGCGTGTGAACGCATAGTCCAAGACAATGACGATTTTCTTTCAAAGAACGTGAGACGAAAATCGTGTTAAAGGTTAAATCAAAAGTTGCGAAAGTACGTACACGTACTAACTAGATAACTAAAACACTtacataaatttacataaaaatatcttaCTTAAAAATTACAGGCCAACGGAATGAATTGAGTAAAATGAATGATGTCGAGTGAATTATTggtacatgtcatttaatacaagGTCTTATGTTAAAacgaatacctacttaattcaaAATCTGCGACCCACGTACACCCAATGACGTTTATAAGTTTTGATTACGTACTAAAAATTATTGATTATTTGAACAATGTAATGTCTAGGCACAGGTATGCCTAAGTATTAACTAGAATATTACGCGTCCTGCTGAAAGCGTCTAGCCTTGAACAGAGCTATAAAAATACACCTAACTACGTAAGTATATAAATTACATAACGAGCGTACTTCTGCATCGATCCCTGATTAGCACAAGGCGTGAATCGACTTAATAAACTTTCCAATTCTAATTACATGTTACCACGGCTAAATGATTCGCATTGTCgactaaaaataaacttaaattaacCTTAAAGTTGTTCTGACGTGGTCTGAAATCATGTTTAGTTTATATTGAGTAAGCGGTACAGAAAAGTTGCCTTCAACGCTTCAACAAAGAGTGGAGTTGAATAATATCGAGTCGAGTCGAGAGGCCCAATGTGCCCGGATGTTATATAGCTACGTAGATAAACCTTCCGCCGACGTGCGCGCCCCTAGCGGCGGCTGAACGAAGCTAGCTTCATGCCGTGTACACCCGGCGACACAGCTACCTGTCGCGCTTTTacgacattattttattcaatatttatttttgtataaagaagttaagattgttatttttgttttcaaagtttgtttatttagtgATTATGAGTAATCTTAATGGGAAAATTGGAGAAAAGGGTTTCAACATTATACCTTAGCTCAATTATTAAcaacaaaaatttgaaatagcataggtaggtacaggagGTGGTTTTAGCTATTATTGCTTTGTTTTAccaattatttgtttgtttatactctttattgtacaaaaaggaaatacaaaaaggttgcaacaaagtgttaagtacaaaggcggacttatccctgaaggaaTCTCTgctagtcaacctttgagtggtagagaagagcaatcaaaataaggatcattttgtatgaaaagggGGCGAggaataataaataagtgtataaccattataataatatttagacatTTTTATTCGAAACTAATAATTAAACTACGATTAGAATCCCTTGGAATGCGCCCAATCGCGTAAATAATTAACGTGGTCGCCTTTGACTTCTATGAAGCGGCCCAGCTCGTGAACCCTAGTTTCGACGTATCTCTTGCGTTCGTTTTCCAAAAGTTCCTTAATTTCATCATTCATAAGCCAAATGTCGccttctatttttttaataatagttattttccGTTGACCTCTAAATgtctgatttaaataaattggcaATTCATGGTTTTTCGTTCTTGTTATGAAGAATGGCAGCTCTGCAGCCTCTTCTTTTGGTGGTATCCATCCTGAAGGATATTTAGCCTTAGGTTTGACCTCTGGAATGATCTCAAATGGTAAAAGTCTTTCAACGTAACTCCATTCTGGGGGATTCTTTACGACTTCGTACTCATATTGgtcttttattttgtgtactaaTGGCGAATGAGcataatttgaatattttttagatacctgaaacaaagaaaagataaaattaattaatatgaatAAACAATGCAATTAATTAGTAGTAGTAAACTCTCCAttaatacataaaaacacatgaaattaacagaaaacaggataataagatgtataGAGGCGAACCTATCCCTAAAAGAcatcttccagttaacctttgaaagATTGACAGGCTATCAGAAACATGACtagacactacgagtacaatggAAAGAtgcgaaattttaaatttaagtactcAAACAGTGCATTATAAAATAccatacacatacataatacaCACTAATACAATTAATACCGTTTCCTAAATCTAATGGTAGTGTTAATGTTAATATAGAAAACTGGAAATAATAGTTANNNNNNNNNNNNNNNNNNNNNNNNNNNNNNNNNNNNNNNNNNNNNNNNNNNNNNNNNNNNNNNNNNNNNNNNNNNNNNNNNNNNNNNNNNNNNNNNNNNNcgtctttcggctgacataatgACGTGTTTGCTAGTTTTTAAGTCAAGTTTTTCTTAAGAAGTGTTAGGCTTAGGGGCTGAGGATTTTTGAGTCACTGAGCATAAGCCACGGAAAAACTGCAATTAACATTTCACTTAAGTACTTTTCTTTGTGATATCTTGCAAGCCagtaagtgaataaataaaaatttaaattatgtaatttagcattttttttttcctttaggTATTCCCGCATTGGGATTCGATGCAACCGCAACGTAAAATGAAACGTGGtaagtttttaattatattctcTGACTATCGAAGCATACGCAATTATTAATGCTGTCTTATACCcaagaattcggttatcgcgcgctgttccctcgggaactgtgcattttctgggataaaaagtaacctaaactaacactatgccaaaaatcacgtcgatcggtcgctctgtttcgacgtaaaagacggacaaacatataaacacacactttcgcatttttttattaattaatttccaaaaatcatACACATCAGCAACATACAAAGTACCTAATATCTGgcagaccccaaactaggcagagcctgtatcttggggccTTGGAGTGCACTATACTATAAACGATTATCATATCTGCAATACCTAGTAGACGTCAAGTGGaacttacctatattttatttataatattaactgtATGGATTATTGATAAGAGAAGAATGGCAAAAAATAAAGCACAATTTTATTGCTTGTACTTACTTGAAAGGTTTAGGACTATGCGTTCAATCCTGCAAGCAAACATACAGGTAAGcaaagcatgcaaacaacagatcAAACATGCATTCTACCAAATGTGCAAGCAAacagagttagtacgccagtggtggtagtgatttagtatatttttttaatataaataatgtaatttagtataattttttatttgttacttatagctatttcccgcgactccacgcagaattcgtttatcgctatcccgcgcgaaccatgctattttccgggataaaaactactctatgtccttccctgggacaacctctttataatattattagtatagattaAGTAGTAATTTTACTCTTCAGATAATTATTGGTTcttctattgttattattacactGGCTGACCCTACATGCACCATAGTCTACATGTATATATACTAGAATTTAGATATAAGAATGACTAACCCTTTGTCTATAGGATGATGATGTATATACTAACAAAAAAGGATAATTTCATTAtgtgtaaattattttaaataaaaaaggtacaattgaagttacactaaacgatcctaaaaataaattaactatatatacaattcccccaagtcttgtccctgaggaagagtgcccataaggctggctgcatttccgcgcaaatctgaaataaacattattgTTACAGTTCGAGAGATCCAGCAGCGATGGAAAAATTTACGAACTTGTTTCACCAGAGAACTAGCGATGCAGCGCAAAGAACAGCAAGATAGGAATGAAGGAAGAATGGTGAACCAAGGAAAATATAcggatatttcaaaaaaatgagTTTCCTTTTAGGAAAAGAACATACCTTCCAAGTATCAGATAACGACGAGCACAGCGAAGTCAAAGATGATCCACTTGACAGAAATTTTAAGATTGAATTCATAGACGATATCGAAAGTGACGAGAAAATTGAAGATGACGAAGAATTGGAAGGTGATGAATTTGGAGATGATGAAACAACAAAAGTTGTCAGTGAACCCGAACTGTTTCAGAATCAAATTGTTGATATGAGTAGAACTGAGAACATCGTAAATGCCAGAAAGAGATTCAATGACTACGATGAAGATAAgcattttttattgtcattaaTTAATACATTCAGAAAGTTTAATGACAAACAAAAGATTGAGGCCAAAATAGAAATTCTACAAACCCTGAAAAAGATACAGtttaattatgaataaattGCTATTGTTATAACATTCCCCGTTTTTATTACATACCGTTTTATAGGAACCAATTAAGTAAAAGCTATACAATTTAAGTGACAAAAAAAGAGCAGCAGTATTggcgttatttaaaaaaacttgaaaaacttttggtttattttgcaaaatgttAAAACGGCAAAATATCAGTTGTTTTGCAATGCAACGAAGCCagggttttaattaaaataacactGATATAAGAAATAATGGAAATGTCTTCGGTTaaaatattgattgatttaGTCGTTATTCGGCTTTATAAGCTTTATATAAGAATGAACTTCAACCTATTACGTCACACTTTTATACTGATTGTTGTTGAACNNNNNNNNNNNNNNNNNNNNNNNNNNNNNNNNNNNNNNNNNNNNNNNNNNNNNNNNNNNNNNNNNNNNNNNNNNNNNNNNNNNNNNNNNNNNNNNNNNNNNNNNNNNNNNNNNNNNNNNNNNNNNNNNNNNNNNNNNNNNNNNNNNNNNNNNNNNNNNNNNNNNNNNNNNNNNNNNNNNNNNNNNNNNNNNNNNNNNNNNNNNNNNNNNNNNNNNNNNNNNNNNNNNNNNNNNNNNNNNNNNNNNNNNNNNNNNNNNNNNNNNNNNNNNNNNNNNNNNNNNNNNNNNNNNNNNNNNNNNNNNNNNNNNNNNNNNNNNNNNNNNNNNNNNNNNNNNNNNNNNNNNNNNNNNNNNNNNNNNNNNNNNNNNNNNNNNNNNNNNNNNNNNNNNNNNNNNNNNNNNNNNNNNNNNNNNNNNNNNNNNNNNNNNNNNNNNNNNNNNNNNNNNNNNNNNNNNNNNNNNNNNNNNNNNNNNNNNNNNNNNNNNNNNNNNNNNNNNNNNNNNNNNNNNNNNNNNNNNNNNNNNNNNNNNNNNNNNNNNNNNNNNNNNNNNNNNNNNNNNNNNNNNNNNNNNNNNNNNNNNNNNNNNNNNNNNNNNNNNNNNNNNNNNNNNNNNNNNNNNNNNNNNNNNNNNNNNNNNNNNNNNNNNNNNNNNNNNNNNNNNNNNNNNNNNNNNNNNNNNNNNNNNNNNNNNNNNNNNNNNNNNNNNNNNNNNNNNNNNNNNNNNNNNNNNNNNNNNNNNNNNNNNNNNNNNNNNNNNNNNNNNNNNNNNNNNNNNNNNNNNNNNNNNNNNNNNNNNNNNNNNNNNNNNNNNNNNNNNNNNNNNNNNNNNNNNNNNNNNNNNNNNNNNNNNNNNNNNNNNNNNNNNNNNNNNNNNNNNNNNNNNNNNNNNNNNNNNNNNNNNNNNNNNNNNNNNNNNNNNNNNNNNNNNNNNNNNNNNNNNNNNNNNNNNNNNNNNNNNNNNNNNNNNNNNNNNNNNNNNNNNNNNNNNNNNNNNNNNNNNNNNNNNNNNNNNNNNNNNNNNNNNNNNNNNNNNNNNNNNNNNNNNNNNNNNNNNNNNNNNNNNNNNNNNNNNNNNNNNNNNNNNNNNNNNNNNNNNNNNNNNNNNNNNNNNNNNNNNNNNNNNNNNNNNNNNNNNNNNNNNNNNNNNNNNNNNNNNNNNNNNNNNNNNNNNNNNNNNNNNNNNNNNNNNNNNNNNNNNNNNNNNNNNNNNNNNNNNNNNNNNNNNNNNNNNNNNNNNNNNNNNNNNNNNNNNNNNNNNNNNNNNNNNNNNNNNNNNNNNNNNNNNNNNNNNNNNNNNNNNNNNNNNNNNNNNNNNNNNNNNNNNNNNNNNNNNNNNNNNNNNNNNNNNNNNNNNNNNNNNNNNNNNNNNNNNNNNNNNNNNNNNNNNNNNNNNNNNNNNNNNNNNNNNNNNNNNNNNNNNNNNNNNNNNNNNNNNNNNNNNNNNNNNNNNNNNNNNNNNNNNNNNNNNNNNNNNNNNNNNNNNNNNNNNNNNNNNNNNNNNNNNNNNNNNNNNNNNNNNNNNNNNNNNNNNNNNNNNNNNNNNNNNNNNNNNNNNNNNNNNNNNNNNNNNNNNNNNNNNNNNNNNNNNNNNNNNNNNNNNNNNNNNNNNNNNNNNNNNNNNNNNNNNNNNNNNNNNNNNNNNNNNNNNNNNNNNNNNNNNNNNNNNNNNNNNNNNNNNNNNNNNNNNNNNNNNNNNNNNNNNNNNNNNNNNNNNNNNNNNNNNNNNNNNNNNNNNNNNNNNNNNNNNNNNNNNNNNNNNNNNNNNNNNNNNNNNNNNNNNNNNNNNNNNNNNNNNNNNNNNNNNNNNNNNNNNNNNNNNNNNNNNNNNNNNNNNNNNNNNNNNNNNNNNNNNNNNNNNNNNNNNNNNNNNNNNNNNNNNNNNNNNNNNNNNNNNNNNNNNNNNNNNNNNNNNNNNNNNNNNNNNNNNNNNNNNNNNNNNNNNNNNNNNNNNNNNNNNNNNNNNNNNNNNNNNNNNNNNNNNNNNNNNNNNNNNNNNNNNNNNNNNNNNNNNNNNNNNNNNNNNNNNNNNNNNNNNNNNNNNNNNNNNNNNNNNNNNNNNNNNNNNNNNNNNNNNNNNNNNNNNNNNNNNNNNNNNNNNNNNNNNNNNNNNNNNNNNNNNNNNNNNNNNNNNNNNNNNNNNNNNNNNNNNNNNNNNNNNNNNNNNNNNNNNNNNNNNNNNNNNNNNNNNNNNNNNNNNNNNNNNNNNNNNNNNNNNNNNNNNNNNNNNNNNNNNNNNNNNNNNNNNNNNNNNNNNNNNNNNNNNNNNNNNNNNNNNNNNNNNNNNNNNNNNNNNNNNNNNNNNNNNNNNNNNNNNNNNNNNNNNNNNNNNNNNNNNNNNNNNNNNNNNNNNNNNNNNNNNNNNNNNNNNNNNNNNNNNNNNNNNNNNNNNNNNNNNNNNNNNNNNNNNNNNNNNNNNNNNNNNNNNNNNNNNNNNNNNNNNNNNNNNNNNNNNNNNNNNNNNNNNNNNNNNNNNNNNNNNNNNNNNNNNNNNNNNNNNNNNNNNNNNNNNNNNNNNNNNNNNNNNNNNNNNNNNNNNNNNNNNNNNNNNNNNNNNNNNNNNNNNNNNNNNNNNNNNNNNNNNNNNNNNNNNNNNNNNNNNNNNNNNNNNNNNNNNNNNNNNNNNN
This sequence is a window from Choristoneura fumiferana chromosome 10, NRCan_CFum_1, whole genome shotgun sequence. Protein-coding genes within it:
- the LOC141431754 gene encoding uncharacterized protein, translated to MQPQRKMKRVREIQQRWKNLRTCFTRELAMQRKEQQDRNEDFKKMSFLLGKEHTFQVSDNDEHSEVKDDPLDRNFKIEFIDDIESDEKIEDDEELEGDEFGDDETTKVVSEPELFQNQIVDMSRTENIVNARKRFNDYDEDKHFLLSLINTFRKFNDKQKIEAKIEILQTLKKIQFNYE